One Sodalinema gerasimenkoae IPPAS B-353 DNA segment encodes these proteins:
- a CDS encoding CHAT domain-containing protein — EIARLQTAIAHQLSQIPPSRRSIYARVRFARHLMSAGENSRQVAEVLATAVQQAREIGDRRAESHALGNLGTLYETTQQWPMAETLTREAIVLAQSIDAGDIAYRWHWQLGRLLKAQGQTEAAQDAYQIALTTLQSIRSDLVAMNPEVQYDFRETVEPVYREYVDLLLSDSNPSQKNLQQAREAIEDLQLAELDNFFRDACLDTTPVSVEDIDPNAAILYSIILPERLTTIVSLPGEPLQFYETAVPQAEINNKLREFRSDIGRVSTSLSNVLQQSQQLYDWVIRPLEAVLEDSDVETLTFVLDGGLRNIPIAALHDGEDYLIERYRVALTPGMQLLETGERSRDRLTALAAGLSEARHGFSALIHVPGELQKIADQVNPSRQLLNTGFTRTSLAEEIRNFPSPIIHIATHGQFSSQAENTFILAYDTPVNVRELETLLRQRGEDGESEVLELLVLSACETATGDDRATLGLAGVAVRAGARSTLATLWQVDDAATSLFMSVFYQHLGIPGTTKAEALRQAQLSLLAHDDYLLPYFWSAYILVGNWI; from the coding sequence AGGAGATCGCCAGGCTACAAACGGCGATCGCCCATCAACTCAGCCAAATTCCCCCCAGTCGCCGCAGCATCTACGCCCGGGTTCGCTTTGCCCGCCATCTCATGTCCGCTGGTGAGAACTCCCGTCAGGTGGCGGAGGTTCTGGCCACCGCTGTCCAACAGGCCCGCGAGATTGGCGATCGCCGCGCCGAATCCCATGCCCTCGGCAACCTCGGCACTCTCTATGAAACGACCCAACAGTGGCCGATGGCCGAAACCCTAACCCGTGAGGCGATCGTCTTGGCCCAGTCCATCGATGCTGGAGATATTGCCTATCGTTGGCATTGGCAGCTCGGACGATTACTCAAGGCCCAGGGCCAAACCGAAGCCGCCCAGGATGCCTACCAAATTGCCCTAACCACCCTGCAATCCATCCGTAGCGATTTGGTCGCCATGAACCCTGAGGTTCAATATGACTTCCGAGAAACTGTCGAACCCGTCTATCGGGAATATGTGGATCTGCTGCTATCAGACTCCAATCCCAGCCAGAAGAACTTACAACAAGCCCGAGAGGCGATCGAAGATTTACAACTCGCTGAATTAGACAACTTTTTCCGGGATGCCTGTTTAGATACCACCCCCGTTTCCGTCGAAGACATTGACCCCAATGCCGCCATTCTTTACTCCATTATTCTGCCCGAGCGTCTAACCACCATTGTCTCTCTTCCCGGAGAACCTCTACAGTTTTATGAAACCGCCGTTCCCCAAGCGGAAATCAATAACAAATTACGTGAATTTCGCTCAGATATCGGACGAGTTAGCACCAGTCTCTCAAATGTTTTGCAACAATCCCAACAACTCTATGATTGGGTGATTCGCCCCCTAGAGGCAGTGTTAGAGGACAGTGACGTGGAAACCCTCACCTTTGTCCTTGATGGCGGACTGCGGAATATCCCCATCGCTGCCCTACATGATGGAGAGGACTATCTCATTGAACGCTACCGTGTGGCTCTAACGCCAGGAATGCAGCTGTTGGAAACGGGAGAGCGATCGCGCGATCGCCTCACCGCCTTAGCCGCTGGCTTATCTGAAGCCCGACATGGGTTTTCGGCTCTCATTCATGTCCCTGGAGAACTGCAAAAGATCGCCGATCAAGTCAACCCCAGTCGCCAGTTGCTCAACACCGGCTTCACCCGCACCTCTCTGGCTGAGGAAATCCGTAACTTTCCCTCCCCAATCATCCACATTGCCACCCATGGGCAATTTAGTTCTCAGGCAGAAAATACCTTTATTTTGGCCTATGATACCCCCGTCAACGTGCGGGAGTTAGAAACCCTACTCCGCCAACGAGGAGAGGATGGGGAATCGGAGGTTCTAGAACTCTTAGTTCTGAGTGCCTGCGAAACGGCAACTGGCGACGATCGCGCCACCCTGGGTTTAGCGGGAGTGGCCGTACGAGCGGGGGCCCGCAGTACTCTCGCCACCCTCTGGCAAGTTGACGATGCCGCAACTTCGTTATTTATGTCAGTGTTTTATCAGCATTTAGGTATTCCGGGGACAACTAAGGCAGAAGCGTTACGACAAGCTCAGCTCAGTTTGTTGGCCCATGATGATTATTTACTTCCTTATTTTTGGTCAGCGTATATATTAGTTGGCAACTGGATATAG